Proteins encoded in a region of the Polynucleobacter antarcticus genome:
- a CDS encoding cytochrome D1 domain-containing protein → MYTFKDYSNLSTPSALITATYLALLGASAVQAAPDLKTEPKLAIVLNSGEASVSLIDMPTRTVIKTVPVGKEPHHLMMTSDKKTLLVANAVSNDIDLMSPTTGELTGKIPNIIDPYHIGYSPNHKWFVANGNRLDRVDVYHAQGTDLKLAKTIKLGKTPSHIAFTADSKIAFVTLQDSNDFAAIDLETQTVLWKMPTGKMPAGLWMTPGDQYLLIGNTGEDFVQVIDWRNRKEIKRIVTGKGAHNFRPLGDKKHVFLSNRVAATISMLNMQTLEKVGDITGLPAGPDDMEVTPDGKTLWVTLRFAKKVGVIDIPSLKLVTVIPVGKSPHGVFFTPSAAWE, encoded by the coding sequence ATGTATACATTTAAAGATTATTCAAACTTAAGCACTCCTTCAGCCCTAATAACAGCGACCTACTTGGCCCTATTGGGGGCTAGCGCAGTGCAAGCTGCCCCCGATCTAAAGACAGAGCCTAAGTTAGCGATTGTGCTTAATTCAGGTGAAGCTTCCGTTAGCTTGATCGATATGCCTACTCGAACAGTGATTAAGACGGTTCCAGTTGGTAAAGAGCCACACCACTTAATGATGACCTCAGATAAGAAGACCTTATTAGTTGCCAATGCCGTCAGCAATGACATTGACCTCATGAGTCCCACCACGGGTGAATTAACTGGAAAAATTCCCAACATTATTGATCCGTACCATATTGGTTATTCACCCAACCATAAATGGTTTGTTGCAAATGGTAACCGTCTGGATAGAGTAGATGTCTATCACGCTCAAGGTACTGATCTAAAATTGGCTAAGACTATTAAGCTTGGTAAGACGCCAAGTCATATTGCTTTTACGGCCGATAGCAAAATAGCATTTGTCACCCTGCAAGACTCAAATGACTTTGCTGCAATAGATCTAGAAACTCAGACTGTGCTGTGGAAAATGCCCACAGGCAAAATGCCGGCTGGATTATGGATGACGCCAGGTGATCAATATCTGCTGATTGGAAATACAGGTGAAGATTTTGTACAAGTGATTGATTGGAGAAATCGTAAAGAGATTAAGCGTATTGTTACAGGCAAGGGGGCGCATAATTTTCGTCCACTAGGTGATAAGAAGCATGTCTTCCTAAGTAATCGGGTAGCCGCAACGATTAGTATGTTGAATATGCAAACCCTAGAAAAGGTGGGTGATATTACGGGCTTGCCTGCAGGACCAGATGATATGGAGGTCACGCCTGATGGAAAAACTTTGTGGGTGACTTTACGTTTTGCGAAAAAAGTAGGCGTGATTGATATTCCTTCTTTGAAATTAGTGACGGTTATTCCCGTTGGAAAATCTCCGCATGGTGTTTTCTTTACTCCATCAGCTGCTTGGGAGTAG
- a CDS encoding oxidative damage protection protein, translating into MARMVQCIKLNKESEGMDFAPLPGDLGKKIWNQVSKEAWAAWLKHQTMLINENRLNMADPRARQYLLKQVEKYFFEGGADVAQGYVPPAE; encoded by the coding sequence ATGGCACGCATGGTTCAATGTATCAAACTCAATAAAGAATCCGAAGGCATGGACTTTGCTCCATTGCCTGGTGACTTAGGCAAGAAAATTTGGAATCAAGTTTCTAAGGAAGCTTGGGCAGCCTGGTTAAAACACCAAACCATGCTGATTAATGAAAACCGTCTCAATATGGCAGATCCTCGCGCACGCCAGTACCTGCTCAAGCAAGTAGAAAAATACTTCTTTGAAGGTGGCGCTGATGTGGCACAAGGCTATGTGCCCCCTGCGGAGTAA
- the rpiA gene encoding ribose-5-phosphate isomerase RpiA, whose amino-acid sequence MNQDQLKQLVGVAAKDEVLKLPAGQVLGVGTGSTANCFIDALAPYKAHFSGAVSSSNATTERLLKHGFKVLDPNEVSVLPVYVDGADEIDPAGHMIKGGGGALTREKIIASMAQQFICICDATKQVPVLGHFALPVEIIPLARGVVTRELERLGGKVSLRATKSIRADLDQTPSEPFVSDNGGWILDVAGLQISHPLALESQINQIAGVITVGLFAKEKADVLLVSNESGISRIVFE is encoded by the coding sequence ATGAACCAGGATCAGTTAAAACAGTTAGTGGGTGTAGCAGCCAAAGACGAAGTCCTTAAATTACCCGCAGGGCAGGTACTGGGTGTTGGTACGGGATCTACCGCTAATTGTTTTATTGATGCGCTGGCACCTTATAAGGCCCATTTTTCTGGGGCAGTATCTAGCTCGAATGCCACCACGGAGCGCTTGCTCAAACATGGTTTTAAGGTGCTTGACCCTAATGAGGTGAGTGTCTTGCCTGTTTATGTTGATGGCGCTGATGAAATTGATCCAGCCGGACATATGATTAAAGGTGGCGGTGGCGCTTTGACTCGTGAGAAGATCATTGCCTCAATGGCGCAGCAATTTATTTGCATTTGCGATGCTACCAAGCAGGTCCCCGTACTAGGTCACTTTGCCTTACCAGTTGAGATTATTCCCTTAGCCAGAGGCGTTGTCACGAGAGAGCTTGAGAGGCTAGGCGGTAAGGTGAGCTTACGTGCGACTAAAAGTATCCGCGCAGATTTAGATCAAACCCCAAGTGAACCTTTTGTAAGCGATAACGGTGGCTGGATTTTAGATGTTGCAGGTCTGCAGATTAGCCATCCACTAGCACTAGAGTCGCAGATCAATCAGATTGCTGGGGTGATTACGGTAGGTTTATTCGCTAAAGAAAAAGCCGATGTTCTGCTAGTGAGCAATGAATCTGGGATTAGCAGGATCGTATTCGAATAA
- the hrpA gene encoding ATP-dependent RNA helicase HrpA, translated as MQEPINQQKPKASPIAVPGSNTLRRLEIRFPEELPVSGQRQIIKDALNSHQVIIVCGETGSGKTTQLPKICLDLGRGTMNGGHLIGHTQPRRIAATATAKRIAQELGTPIGQDVGYQIRFADKTSQGASIKLMTDGILLAETQRDPQLRAYDTLIIDEAHERSLNIDFLLGYLRQLLPKRPDLKLIITSATIDAQRFSDHFTIGGKLAPVIEVSGRLFPVEQRYISLEPEARADAKSDGKKPSKEAKEIPDAVTEAIANVWREGASGAGDVLVFLPGEREIRDCAEALRKDHVLQQRFHPEILSLFARQSVAEQERVFSPGNGRRIILTTNVAETSLTVPNIRYVVDSGLARVKRYSYRNKVEQLQIEPISQAAANQRAGRCGRVSDGICIRLFSEQDYLSRPKFTDPEILRSSLAAVLLRMSALRLPRIQEFPFIDKPLGRAIADGVQLLDELGAIEYDEVLTAESQDSNRRFKLTLIGKQLADLPLDPRIGRMLLAAKEHHALREVTIIASALATQDPRERPMDQAAAADQAHLQFADERSEFLSFVKLWDWYHDALRHKSSNRQLENLCRSKFLSPRRLREWRDIHGQLHTMLGEKDWKENPSSATYEQVHLSLLTGLLGYVAKKEEDEKSQERGSKTGSYIGARGIRPFIWPGSTIGKKAGAWILAGELQETNRMYARTIAKIEPQWVEKVAAHRLITSLSDPFWDSRQGEVMIFERGTLYGLPIYHGRRVRFEPHNPSEARALFISQALVQEGMFGRMDTPALMRETEADARKQYPGSFEFFWHNRRLIKEIEALEHRSRRPDVLVDDDLLFAFYDSRIPQDVLSRDSLKAWLKRPAKKEGDDAINHDAQLRLSKADLMRHEAAGITVDRYPKIIRFGAGDLSLTYHFEPGSPKDGVTLVVPLTLLNQVDGRRCEWLVPGMCEEKILLLLKTLPQKLRRHCVPLPEYAKAFLDRMLDAGQFGQGDFLDSLITDIRKERGLEIKRADFRPEALPLHSSMNFRLVDEHGRQLELERNLSRLRAEYGEQARTAFQAIAQQAVHEELGIDTPAVPLGTVVNKAIPTSAATSPIEQGGFRSWEFGELPETLEIQKGSRTLFGYPALVDRGDTCDLEVFDDLLEARKYHWQGLRRLFALSNKDTLKALQKQLPGIRELGLLFINIGSVEALIEQILDLALERAFMSDPLPVNAEQFSDRLQAGKPGLALIAQEIAKHALAALQAYADLQKKLAQAKAASPSAYADIQSQVQGLIFPKLISGIPYGQLVHLPRYLKAIALRIDKLRSNPVRDAQCQKDWESVARPWQKLIQNSQGSHGYIVNNDEPLQEFRWQLEELRVALYAQELKTPTPMSLKRLEKVLSSLR; from the coding sequence GTGCAAGAGCCCATAAACCAACAAAAACCCAAAGCAAGCCCGATTGCTGTGCCTGGTTCCAACACCTTGCGGCGCCTAGAGATTCGCTTTCCGGAGGAGTTGCCCGTATCTGGTCAACGCCAAATCATCAAAGATGCCTTGAACTCTCACCAGGTGATCATTGTCTGTGGGGAGACAGGTTCAGGCAAAACAACCCAGCTGCCCAAGATCTGCTTAGACCTCGGTAGGGGCACCATGAATGGTGGGCACTTGATCGGGCACACACAACCCCGCCGGATTGCTGCAACAGCCACTGCTAAGCGTATCGCGCAAGAGCTGGGAACGCCAATTGGTCAGGATGTCGGCTATCAGATCCGCTTTGCCGACAAGACCAGTCAAGGTGCTTCTATCAAACTCATGACAGATGGTATTTTGCTGGCAGAGACCCAGCGCGATCCTCAACTACGCGCTTATGACACCCTCATTATTGATGAGGCCCATGAACGTAGTCTTAATATTGACTTTCTGTTGGGTTATCTCAGGCAGTTGCTCCCAAAGCGTCCAGACTTAAAGCTCATTATTACCTCGGCCACCATAGATGCCCAACGATTTTCTGATCACTTTACGATCGGTGGCAAGCTTGCCCCAGTCATTGAGGTTAGCGGTAGGCTCTTTCCGGTTGAGCAGCGATATATCTCATTGGAGCCCGAGGCTCGAGCCGATGCCAAGTCTGACGGTAAAAAACCATCTAAGGAAGCAAAAGAAATTCCTGATGCAGTGACTGAGGCGATTGCCAATGTCTGGCGAGAGGGCGCTTCTGGTGCCGGGGATGTTTTAGTGTTTTTGCCAGGAGAGCGTGAGATTCGGGATTGTGCTGAAGCACTCAGAAAAGACCATGTACTCCAACAACGATTTCATCCAGAGATATTAAGTCTATTTGCTCGTCAGTCGGTAGCGGAGCAAGAGCGTGTTTTTAGTCCTGGAAATGGCCGTCGCATCATTCTCACGACAAACGTTGCTGAAACTTCATTAACGGTACCCAATATTCGTTATGTGGTTGATAGTGGCTTGGCGCGGGTCAAGCGTTATTCATACCGTAACAAAGTAGAGCAGTTACAAATTGAGCCGATTTCACAAGCAGCAGCCAATCAGCGTGCAGGTCGATGTGGCCGAGTATCCGATGGTATTTGTATTCGGCTTTTTAGTGAGCAGGATTATCTCAGTCGTCCTAAATTCACTGATCCTGAAATTCTCCGAAGTTCCTTAGCGGCGGTACTTTTACGTATGAGCGCACTGCGTTTACCCAGAATTCAAGAATTTCCATTTATAGATAAACCACTGGGTCGTGCGATTGCAGATGGGGTGCAACTCTTAGATGAGTTAGGAGCGATTGAGTATGACGAGGTTTTGACTGCAGAAAGTCAAGATAGTAATCGACGATTTAAGTTGACCCTTATCGGCAAGCAATTGGCAGACCTACCCTTAGATCCTCGTATTGGCCGTATGCTTTTGGCAGCCAAAGAACACCATGCCTTGCGTGAGGTGACCATTATTGCTTCGGCCTTAGCTACTCAAGATCCTCGTGAGCGACCGATGGATCAGGCTGCAGCTGCAGATCAAGCGCACTTACAGTTTGCTGATGAACGCTCAGAATTTTTAAGCTTTGTAAAACTGTGGGACTGGTATCACGATGCTTTACGTCATAAAAGCAGTAATCGTCAATTAGAAAATCTTTGTCGCAGTAAGTTTTTATCTCCTCGACGTTTACGTGAATGGCGAGATATTCATGGGCAGCTACATACGATGTTGGGAGAAAAGGATTGGAAAGAAAACCCTTCGTCCGCAACCTATGAGCAAGTGCATTTATCTTTACTTACAGGCTTATTGGGATATGTCGCCAAAAAAGAAGAGGATGAAAAATCTCAAGAGCGCGGCAGCAAGACGGGAAGCTATATCGGCGCTCGCGGTATTCGGCCGTTTATTTGGCCGGGATCAACCATAGGCAAAAAAGCAGGTGCCTGGATTTTGGCAGGTGAGCTTCAAGAAACAAACCGAATGTATGCCCGCACGATTGCCAAGATTGAGCCTCAATGGGTGGAAAAAGTAGCGGCGCATCGCCTGATCACTTCCTTAAGTGACCCATTTTGGGATAGTCGCCAAGGTGAGGTAATGATTTTTGAGCGCGGCACCCTGTATGGATTACCCATCTATCATGGCCGCCGTGTTCGTTTTGAGCCTCATAATCCCTCTGAGGCGCGCGCACTCTTCATTAGCCAAGCCCTAGTGCAAGAGGGCATGTTTGGTCGCATGGATACGCCAGCCCTGATGCGGGAGACTGAGGCAGATGCCCGCAAACAATACCCTGGTAGTTTTGAATTCTTCTGGCATAACCGTCGGCTAATTAAAGAAATTGAAGCGCTCGAACATCGCTCTAGGCGCCCAGATGTATTGGTGGATGACGACTTGTTATTTGCTTTTTATGATTCACGTATTCCGCAAGATGTGCTCAGTAGAGACAGTCTAAAGGCGTGGTTAAAGCGCCCTGCGAAAAAAGAGGGTGATGACGCTATTAATCATGATGCTCAACTCCGTTTATCTAAAGCGGATTTAATGCGACATGAAGCAGCGGGTATTACAGTAGATCGTTATCCAAAAATCATACGATTTGGCGCCGGTGACCTAAGTTTGACTTATCACTTTGAACCAGGTAGCCCAAAGGATGGCGTGACGCTAGTGGTTCCTCTAACCTTACTAAATCAGGTAGATGGCCGTCGTTGTGAATGGCTTGTACCTGGAATGTGTGAGGAAAAAATACTCCTCCTCCTAAAGACGCTTCCTCAAAAACTACGCCGTCATTGTGTACCTTTGCCGGAATACGCAAAGGCTTTCTTAGATCGTATGCTGGATGCAGGTCAATTTGGTCAAGGTGACTTTTTAGATAGTCTGATTACTGATATCCGCAAAGAGCGTGGCTTAGAAATCAAGCGAGCAGATTTTAGGCCAGAAGCCTTACCACTGCATTCCTCCATGAATTTTCGTTTAGTGGATGAGCATGGTCGACAACTGGAGCTAGAGCGTAATTTAAGTCGCTTACGAGCAGAGTATGGTGAGCAGGCGCGGACTGCATTTCAGGCAATTGCTCAACAGGCTGTTCATGAAGAGCTAGGTATCGACACCCCAGCGGTGCCACTTGGTACTGTTGTTAACAAGGCTATCCCCACTTCAGCCGCTACCAGTCCGATAGAGCAGGGCGGTTTTCGAAGTTGGGAGTTTGGTGAGTTGCCGGAGACTTTAGAAATTCAAAAAGGAAGCCGCACTTTGTTTGGCTACCCCGCCTTGGTTGACCGCGGTGACACATGTGATCTCGAGGTATTTGATGATTTATTAGAAGCAAGAAAATACCATTGGCAAGGACTACGTCGTCTTTTTGCTTTGTCGAATAAAGACACTTTAAAAGCCTTGCAAAAACAGCTTCCAGGCATACGTGAGCTGGGTCTGCTTTTTATTAATATTGGCTCAGTAGAGGCGCTTATCGAACAAATTCTGGATCTTGCCCTGGAGCGTGCTTTTATGTCTGACCCCTTGCCGGTCAACGCAGAACAATTTTCCGATCGCTTGCAGGCTGGAAAACCTGGATTGGCTTTAATTGCTCAGGAGATTGCCAAACATGCCCTGGCGGCGCTACAAGCCTATGCTGATTTACAAAAAAAGCTTGCTCAAGCAAAAGCTGCCTCGCCAAGCGCGTATGCAGATATTCAGTCACAAGTACAGGGATTGATTTTTCCTAAATTGATTTCTGGTATTCCATATGGCCAGCTAGTCCATTTGCCTCGCTACCTCAAGGCGATTGCTTTGAGGATCGATAAGTTACGGTCTAATCCTGTCCGCGATGCCCAATGTCAAAAAGATTGGGAGTCAGTGGCAAGGCCATGGCAAAAACTGATTCAAAATAGCCAGGGGAGTCATGGCTACATAGTAAATAATGATGAGCCCTTGCAGGAATTTCGTTGGCAGCTTGAGGAGTTAAGGGTTGCTCTTTATGCCCAAGAATTGAAGACGCCTACCCCGATGTCCCTCAAACGACTTGAAAAAGTCTTATCTAGCTTGAGATAA
- the argA gene encoding amino-acid N-acetyltransferase, protein MPTNAPNPGSNAEESSSNFPFVGWLRDVAPYIHSFREKTFVIAFAGELALEIGLENLIEDIAMLHAMGMRIVLVHGIRPQIEEQLSLRNIKSKFGKSALHSYRITDAAALECVKEAAGELRLDIEAAFSRGLPNTPMAGSRISVISGNFITAMPVGVVEGVDYIHTGLVRKVDSSSIRQSLDSNKIVLLSPLGFSPTGQAFNLAFEDVAASTAAALKADKLIFLSQYAGLKDDEGDYITELSMPQLQEHIVKHPQLDIGMKGLLNISGRAIRAGVSRVHFLPCNQDGALLEELFTHDGIGMMLASSDIENLREANQDDIGGILQLTSPLEEDGILAARGQDVIERDIQRFSVIEHDKVLFGCAALFPFPNGVGELACLAVDPDVQGSGDGERLLKRVEMRAKQEGIKKLFVLTTRTEHWFLKRGFKRATVEDLPEERKQIYNWDRKSMVLTKDL, encoded by the coding sequence ATGCCAACAAATGCACCAAACCCCGGCTCAAACGCCGAAGAATCAAGCTCTAACTTTCCTTTTGTAGGGTGGCTGCGTGATGTTGCGCCCTATATTCATAGCTTCCGCGAAAAGACATTTGTCATTGCCTTTGCTGGTGAGCTCGCCTTAGAAATTGGCCTAGAAAATCTCATTGAAGATATTGCGATGCTCCATGCCATGGGCATGCGTATTGTGCTGGTTCACGGTATTCGCCCCCAGATTGAAGAGCAATTAAGCCTGCGCAATATCAAGAGTAAGTTTGGAAAAAGCGCTCTGCACAGCTATCGTATTACCGATGCTGCAGCTCTTGAGTGCGTTAAAGAAGCTGCAGGTGAATTGCGTCTTGATATTGAGGCGGCCTTTAGTCGTGGCTTACCAAATACACCAATGGCAGGATCGCGCATTTCTGTAATCTCAGGGAACTTTATTACCGCTATGCCAGTGGGTGTAGTTGAGGGTGTCGATTACATTCACACGGGCCTCGTTCGTAAAGTCGACTCATCTTCAATTAGACAATCGCTTGATAGTAATAAGATTGTTTTGCTCTCTCCGCTGGGATTTTCTCCCACTGGACAAGCATTCAATTTAGCCTTTGAAGATGTTGCGGCTTCTACAGCTGCAGCCCTCAAAGCAGACAAGCTAATCTTCTTAAGTCAGTATGCCGGACTCAAAGATGATGAGGGTGATTACATTACTGAATTATCGATGCCGCAGCTTCAAGAACATATTGTCAAGCATCCACAATTAGATATCGGTATGAAAGGCTTGCTCAATATCTCTGGTAGAGCAATTCGTGCTGGCGTGAGTCGGGTGCACTTCTTGCCTTGCAATCAAGATGGGGCCTTATTAGAAGAGCTATTTACCCATGATGGTATTGGCATGATGCTTGCTTCATCAGATATAGAGAATCTGCGTGAAGCTAACCAAGATGACATCGGCGGAATTCTGCAGCTCACTAGTCCACTTGAAGAAGATGGCATCCTCGCCGCGCGAGGCCAAGATGTAATCGAGCGCGATATCCAGCGTTTCTCCGTAATTGAGCATGACAAGGTCCTTTTTGGTTGTGCTGCCCTCTTCCCATTCCCTAATGGGGTTGGGGAGCTTGCCTGCTTAGCAGTCGATCCGGATGTCCAAGGTTCAGGGGATGGGGAACGTCTGCTTAAGCGTGTTGAAATGCGAGCCAAGCAGGAAGGTATTAAAAAGCTGTTTGTTTTAACCACCAGAACGGAGCATTGGTTTTTAAAGCGCGGCTTTAAAAGGGCAACGGTTGAGGATCTTCCAGAAGAAAGAAAGCAAATTTATAACTGGGATCGTAAGTCAATGGTCTTAACTAAAGATCTGTAA
- the tal gene encoding transaldolase, translated as MTSHTSAPNQLKQLKQLTTVVADTGDFERMQEYQPQDATTNPSLILKAAQQTNYQALVKQVKMAHPGMKPVDLVDYILVAFGLEILKIVPGRVSTEVDARLSFDTQATVLKAKHLIALYESHGIDRQRILIKLAGTWEGIQAAKALEAEGIHCNMTLLFSLVQAAACGAVHATLISPFVGRITDWYKAKLGSNWSDIDNGGANDPGVTSVKRIFHYYKHFGISTEIMGASFRSATQILELAGCDLLTISPELLGELQASNNPITKKLDANNAKAALASEAIAPLKLDESHFRLQLNNDAMATEKLAEGIRNFCIDTEKLEALLS; from the coding sequence ATGACATCTCACACCTCAGCGCCTAACCAACTCAAGCAACTCAAGCAACTTACAACCGTCGTGGCTGATACCGGCGATTTTGAACGAATGCAGGAGTATCAGCCTCAAGATGCCACGACCAATCCATCCTTAATTTTGAAGGCGGCTCAGCAAACGAACTACCAGGCACTCGTCAAACAAGTGAAAATGGCTCATCCCGGCATGAAGCCAGTAGATTTAGTGGATTACATTCTGGTGGCGTTTGGCCTAGAGATTTTAAAAATCGTTCCCGGCAGAGTCTCCACAGAAGTGGATGCCCGCCTCTCATTTGATACGCAAGCTACTGTTTTAAAAGCAAAGCACCTGATTGCACTATATGAATCTCATGGCATTGATCGTCAAAGAATATTAATTAAGCTAGCTGGAACTTGGGAAGGCATCCAGGCAGCTAAGGCATTGGAAGCAGAAGGCATTCATTGCAATATGACCTTACTCTTTTCACTAGTTCAGGCTGCTGCCTGTGGCGCAGTCCATGCCACTCTGATTTCACCATTTGTAGGGCGTATTACTGACTGGTACAAAGCAAAGCTGGGTAGCAACTGGAGTGATATCGATAACGGCGGAGCCAATGACCCTGGTGTGACATCTGTTAAGCGGATCTTCCACTATTACAAACATTTTGGTATTAGCACTGAAATTATGGGTGCCAGCTTTAGGAGTGCTACTCAAATTCTGGAGCTCGCAGGTTGCGACTTACTCACCATCAGTCCAGAGCTATTAGGCGAGCTTCAAGCCAGCAACAATCCAATAACAAAAAAACTGGATGCCAATAATGCAAAGGCGGCATTGGCAAGTGAGGCTATTGCACCTCTCAAGCTAGATGAATCTCACTTTAGATTGCAATTAAATAATGATGCCATGGCAACAGAAAAGCTCGCTGAAGGAATTCGGAACTTCTGTATTGATACAGAAAAATTAGAAGCCCTCTTAAGCTAA
- the rlmB gene encoding 23S rRNA (guanosine(2251)-2'-O)-methyltransferase RlmB: MKQILVGFHAVQARLRVDPVSLKSVYFDPSRRDRRMGDFLKQAEEVLGERLHAADSERLHKLAGHDRHQGVVALADKMTVARTITEVIEDAQSNQSQAMFLVLDGVTDPHNFGACLRVADGAGVDAVVIPKDRSASINATVSKVSSGASEVMPVITVTNLVRSMREMQEAGVWLIGTDDEATKSIYDIDLTGPIGIVMGAEGEGMRRLTRETCDELVRIPMQGVVESLNVSVASGVCLYEALRQRLAKTPK, from the coding sequence ATGAAACAAATATTAGTAGGTTTTCATGCAGTGCAAGCACGCTTAAGAGTAGATCCTGTCAGTCTTAAATCGGTGTATTTTGATCCTAGTCGTCGGGATCGTCGTATGGGAGATTTTTTGAAGCAAGCCGAAGAAGTGCTCGGTGAGCGCTTGCATGCAGCAGATTCTGAGCGCCTACATAAGCTGGCAGGACATGATCGCCATCAAGGTGTCGTAGCGCTCGCGGACAAAATGACGGTTGCCCGCACCATTACGGAAGTTATTGAAGATGCTCAAAGCAATCAAAGCCAAGCGATGTTCTTGGTATTGGATGGCGTAACAGACCCTCATAACTTTGGCGCCTGCTTGCGAGTAGCTGATGGTGCTGGAGTAGATGCAGTAGTGATTCCAAAAGACCGTTCTGCGTCAATTAATGCTACTGTCAGTAAGGTCTCTAGCGGAGCTTCTGAAGTGATGCCCGTTATTACCGTCACTAACTTAGTGCGTAGTATGCGAGAGATGCAAGAGGCAGGTGTTTGGCTGATTGGTACTGATGATGAGGCAACAAAATCGATCTATGATATTGATTTGACGGGGCCAATCGGGATTGTGATGGGCGCCGAGGGTGAGGGCATGCGTCGCTTAACGCGTGAAACCTGTGACGAGCTCGTGCGCATTCCGATGCAAGGCGTTGTAGAAAGCTTAAATGTATCGGTTGCGAGCGGCGTCTGTTTGTATGAAGCCTTGCGTCAACGTTTAGCAAAAACTCCTAAGTAA
- a CDS encoding polysaccharide deacetylase family protein, with product MHFNAFFIQLLGFVVLCIIPSLVLAQEARCTKTVYLSFDTGNMAVAQTVADILNRQKVKATFFLANEKTTQGDFSLDDSWKGYWQDRLREGHHFGSHTYDHVYFVKDGPVGEVYAKPQFGPKAGVSSLYNEASYCREIRRVDDRFKELTGSSLQKIWRAPGGKTSPRLINMGKQCSYQHIGWNLAGFLGDELSSQTHPNQRLLEEASAKIQDGDIAMAHLGIWSRKDPWAPAVLEPLIINLKNRGFCFATLPKQDK from the coding sequence ATGCACTTCAATGCCTTTTTTATTCAATTGCTGGGTTTTGTCGTTTTATGCATCATCCCTAGCTTGGTATTGGCACAAGAAGCCCGTTGTACCAAAACGGTCTATTTGAGTTTCGATACCGGCAACATGGCTGTTGCACAAACTGTTGCTGACATCTTAAATCGGCAGAAAGTGAAAGCGACATTTTTTCTTGCGAATGAAAAAACTACCCAGGGTGACTTTTCATTAGATGATTCGTGGAAAGGCTATTGGCAAGATCGACTCCGCGAAGGTCATCATTTCGGTAGCCATACCTATGATCATGTCTATTTCGTAAAAGATGGCCCTGTAGGTGAGGTCTATGCAAAACCACAGTTTGGCCCTAAAGCAGGCGTAAGCTCTTTGTATAACGAAGCAAGTTACTGCCGGGAAATTCGTAGGGTAGATGATCGTTTTAAAGAGCTGACAGGCTCATCCTTGCAAAAAATTTGGCGAGCACCTGGTGGCAAAACTTCACCCCGTTTAATCAATATGGGCAAGCAATGCTCTTATCAACATATCGGCTGGAATCTAGCAGGCTTTTTGGGGGATGAGCTGAGCTCTCAAACTCACCCCAATCAGAGGTTACTGGAGGAGGCCAGCGCTAAGATTCAGGATGGGGATATTGCCATGGCGCACCTTGGGATTTGGTCTAGAAAAGATCCATGGGCTCCCGCAGTTTTGGAGCCACTCATTATCAACTTAAAAAACCGTGGGTTTTGCTTCGCCACTCTGCCTAAACAAGATAAATAA